A genome region from Frankineae bacterium MT45 includes the following:
- a CDS encoding Glycosyltransferase involved in cell wall bisynthesis, whose protein sequence is MVPKPPHVSVLAPSFPRLPSGGARTYYEHANRLAARGYQVSVVHPLGRRRPPWRLLDIARSYAQAVRDRTPQRRITWMEIDPRVEMLFVDLLHDQMPLPAADLYVGTLWRTSEILGRRADGVAKMQLIQAYETWMGPVDRVEATWRLPMHIAVVSHGLLDRAAHLGLPDRRLHLVPNGIDTSVFNQGSATGGRPPHLAVNVSLASVKGFDDAVETLRLVHEALPELPITAFGTSIRPHRLPHYVRYHRRLHDRGLVEGIYRRCSVFLCTSLSEGWGFPSMEAMACGAALVSTRNGGVDEFARDGESALLCAVGDTAALARSVLRMVHDPQLRDQVAANGRQRVATFTWESSADAFEAVVRQALLERNLVS, encoded by the coding sequence TTGGTTCCTAAGCCTCCCCACGTGTCCGTACTCGCCCCTTCCTTCCCCCGCCTGCCCAGCGGCGGCGCCCGGACCTACTACGAACACGCGAACCGCCTGGCTGCTCGCGGCTATCAGGTGAGCGTGGTTCATCCGCTGGGTCGCCGCCGGCCGCCCTGGCGCCTCCTCGACATCGCCCGGAGCTACGCCCAGGCCGTACGCGACCGCACCCCGCAGCGGCGGATCACCTGGATGGAGATCGACCCCCGGGTGGAGATGCTCTTCGTCGATCTCCTGCACGACCAGATGCCGCTGCCGGCGGCCGACCTCTACGTCGGCACCCTGTGGCGAACCAGCGAGATTCTGGGACGGCGGGCCGACGGGGTGGCCAAGATGCAGCTCATCCAGGCCTACGAGACGTGGATGGGGCCGGTCGATCGGGTCGAGGCCACCTGGCGGCTGCCCATGCACATCGCCGTCGTCTCGCACGGCCTGCTGGATCGGGCCGCCCACCTCGGCCTCCCCGACCGTCGACTGCATCTGGTGCCCAACGGGATCGACACCAGCGTCTTCAACCAGGGTTCAGCCACTGGCGGGCGGCCGCCGCACCTCGCGGTGAACGTCAGCCTCGCCTCGGTGAAGGGTTTCGACGACGCCGTCGAGACGCTGCGACTGGTGCATGAGGCGCTTCCCGAACTGCCGATCACGGCGTTCGGCACGAGCATCCGACCGCACCGCCTGCCGCACTACGTCCGCTACCACCGTCGCCTGCACGACCGCGGCCTCGTGGAGGGGATCTACCGCCGCTGCTCGGTGTTTCTCTGCACAAGCCTGAGCGAGGGGTGGGGGTTTCCTTCGATGGAGGCGATGGCCTGCGGGGCTGCCCTGGTCAGCACCAGAAACGGCGGGGTGGACGAGTTCGCCCGCGACGGTGAATCGGCGCTGCTCTGCGCGGTCGGCGACACTGCTGCACTGGCCCGCTCGGTGCTGCGGATGGTTCACGACCCACAACTGCGCGACCAGGTCGCAGCGAACGGCCGTCAGCGCGTCGCCACCTTCACCTGGGAGAGTTCCGCCGACGCCTTCGAGGCCGTCGTACGGCAGGCCCTCCTGGAACGGAACCTCGTCTCGTGA
- a CDS encoding N-acetylglucosaminyl deacetylase, LmbE family, producing the protein MSTLAPRGRRAARLLLTRRAVDVTRSIGPRSALIVAPHPDDETLGCGGRVLLARRAGAQVTLVVLSDGGASEIADDTDRATLVQTRSAELAVAAERLGVGAADVHELGYPDASLADFLPQIQADLGRLIENVNPDDIYVTCMQEWHADHAAAAVATRSAVEALSHPPRLLEYPIWLWSDWPISRRLINGSGVLQFLMLLGTGRVERISLDGLQTDKRAALAAYASQIGGPRRLDEQDTGTEDAPIGLGPELIARTIAGPELYFRPKLRPLGQRPPIGQRLRRRLGLGGPSNPPPAPPNRRSSAPSDI; encoded by the coding sequence GTGAGCACCCTCGCTCCGAGGGGCCGCCGGGCCGCTCGTCTATTGCTGACCCGGCGCGCGGTCGACGTGACCCGCAGCATCGGACCACGGAGCGCGCTGATCGTCGCACCGCACCCGGACGACGAGACGCTCGGCTGCGGTGGCCGGGTGCTGCTGGCCCGCCGGGCTGGGGCACAGGTCACGCTCGTCGTGCTCAGTGACGGCGGCGCCTCGGAGATCGCTGACGACACCGACCGGGCCACCCTGGTCCAGACCCGCAGCGCCGAACTGGCTGTGGCCGCAGAGCGCCTCGGAGTCGGTGCCGCGGACGTGCACGAGTTGGGGTACCCGGACGCCTCCCTGGCCGACTTCCTGCCGCAGATCCAGGCTGATCTGGGGCGGCTGATCGAGAACGTCAACCCGGACGACATTTACGTCACCTGCATGCAGGAGTGGCACGCCGACCATGCGGCCGCCGCCGTCGCCACCCGGAGTGCGGTCGAGGCATTGAGCCACCCGCCGCGCCTGCTCGAGTATCCGATCTGGCTCTGGAGTGACTGGCCCATCTCGCGGCGGCTCATCAATGGCAGCGGCGTGCTGCAGTTCCTCATGCTGCTGGGGACCGGGCGGGTCGAGCGCATCTCCCTGGACGGGCTGCAGACCGACAAGCGGGCAGCCCTGGCTGCGTACGCCAGCCAGATCGGTGGCCCGCGCCGCCTGGACGAGCAGGACACCGGCACCGAGGATGCGCCGATCGGGCTCGGTCCCGAACTGATCGCCCGCACCATCGCCGGCCCTGAGTTGTACTTCCGCCCCAAGCTGCGACCCCTCGGGCAGCGCCCGCCGATCGGTCAGCGGCTGCGCCGGCGCCTCGGCTTGGGTGGCCCGTCCAATCCACCGCCGGCCCCGCCGAATCGGCGCAGCTCCGCTCCTAGCGATATTTAG
- a CDS encoding hypothetical protein (manually curated) — MRLLLDEDVPMQFVEPIRRLLPGHDVSHVVDLGWKSKKDVHLLRDARQRGFDAILTNDSSQLSSPDECRAIRDSGLHHIRYRQSTKRGLDGLAYALAGVVAAIRPIVEELALEPEQRLVLVREIAVSTRHEVTNPRTDPPAYWPRAQQKRRPRSNK; from the coding sequence ATGCGGCTGCTCTTAGATGAAGACGTCCCGATGCAGTTCGTCGAACCAATCCGCCGACTCCTGCCCGGACACGACGTGTCGCACGTCGTCGACCTCGGGTGGAAAAGTAAGAAGGACGTTCATCTGCTTCGCGATGCTCGACAGCGCGGGTTCGACGCGATCCTCACGAACGACAGTTCACAACTGTCGAGTCCCGACGAATGTCGCGCAATCCGAGATTCTGGTCTGCACCACATCAGATATCGGCAGAGCACGAAACGTGGGCTAGATGGCCTTGCGTACGCCCTTGCTGGGGTTGTAGCCGCGATCCGGCCAATCGTCGAAGAACTTGCCTTGGAGCCGGAACAGCGGTTGGTCCTGGTAAGGGAAATAGCTGTATCGACCCGGCACGAGGTCACCAACCCGCGGACTGACCCGCCTGCGTACTGGCCGCGCGCACAGCAGAAACGTCGTCCTCGTTCGAACAAGTGA
- a CDS encoding Transposase, giving the protein MSLARVVVTAVLVEGRPKAEVARDYHVSRRWVQTLVARYLNEGEAGLNPRSRRPHTSPTRIDDHTETRIVELRKQLLDAGLDAGAHTIAAHLARNGLIPPSTSAIWRILSRRGFVTPQPRKRPKSSYTRFAADQPNETWQTDFTHWQLADATPVEILNFLDDHSRLLLGARAHHTVTGGPAVTTMFTDLITEYGPPASVLSDNGAVFTGRYRHGRNAFQTQLRDLSITQKNSRPYHPQTCGKIERFHQTLKKRLNKLPPATTLADLQQQLDEFRDYYNNQRPHRALNRATPTTAYTARPKATPTGSPLAHHYRLRTDHVDNLGKLTLRHAGKLHHIGIGITHAGTPVRILVHDLHIRVITTDGELLRELTLDPTRDYQPTGARKSRTPQAKETTQGAYDV; this is encoded by the coding sequence ATGTCGTTGGCCCGAGTCGTTGTCACTGCTGTCCTGGTCGAGGGACGTCCGAAAGCCGAAGTCGCCCGCGACTACCACGTGTCGCGGCGATGGGTCCAAACCCTCGTCGCCCGCTACCTCAACGAAGGCGAGGCCGGGCTGAATCCGCGCTCCCGCCGTCCCCACACCTCACCGACACGCATCGATGACCACACCGAAACCCGCATAGTCGAGCTACGCAAACAACTGCTCGACGCCGGCCTCGACGCCGGCGCCCACACCATCGCCGCCCACCTCGCCCGCAACGGCCTGATACCACCCTCAACCTCAGCGATCTGGCGGATCCTGTCCCGCCGCGGGTTCGTCACCCCACAACCCCGTAAACGCCCCAAATCCTCCTACACCCGCTTCGCAGCCGACCAACCCAACGAAACCTGGCAGACCGACTTCACCCACTGGCAGCTCGCCGACGCCACCCCCGTCGAGATCCTCAACTTCCTCGACGATCACTCCCGACTCCTCCTCGGTGCCCGAGCCCACCACACCGTCACCGGCGGCCCCGCGGTCACCACCATGTTCACCGACCTCATCACCGAATACGGCCCACCCGCCAGCGTCCTATCCGACAACGGCGCCGTCTTCACCGGCCGCTACCGCCACGGCCGCAACGCCTTCCAAACCCAACTCCGCGACCTCTCCATCACCCAGAAAAACTCCCGCCCCTACCACCCACAAACCTGCGGAAAAATCGAACGGTTCCACCAAACACTGAAGAAAAGACTAAACAAACTCCCCCCAGCCACCACCCTCGCCGACCTCCAACAACAACTCGACGAATTCCGCGACTACTACAACAACCAACGCCCACACCGCGCCCTCAACCGAGCCACCCCCACCACCGCCTACACCGCACGCCCCAAAGCAACCCCCACCGGATCACCCCTCGCACACCACTACCGCCTGCGCACCGACCACGTCGACAACCTCGGCAAACTCACCCTCCGCCACGCCGGGAAACTCCACCACATCGGCATCGGCATCACCCACGCCGGAACACCCGTCCGCATCCTCGTCCACGACCTACACATCCGCGTCATAACCACCGACGGCGAACTACTCCGCGAACTCACCCTCGACCCCACCCGCGACTACCAACCCACCGGAGCCCGAAAAAGCAGAACACCCCAAGCCAAAGAAACGACTCAGGGTGCCTACGATGTCTGA
- a CDS encoding Glutamate or tyrosine decarboxylase: MTARPSDYTAALAAAADHAQRWLASVPDRPVPPQRNADELRSSFGESIPEGAGDPAEVVKLLAEAADPGLMSMASGRFYGWVIGGTLPAALGADWLVSAWDQNAGMRGASPGVVAAEEAAARWLLDILGLPATADVGFVTGATMANFSCLAAARQRVLDTAGWDVALHGLTGSPKVRVIVGAERHASVDIALRYLGLGTPIAVPADAQGRIQPDALTQLLDGMEPGPTILCLQAGNVHSGSFDDFTETIAAAHAHGAWVHVDGAFGLWAGASGAHRSLVTGYEAADSWATDAHKTLNVPYDCGVSIVADSAALRSALGVQASYLLHDSAGDPLELVPEMSRRARGVPVWAALRSLGRSGVADLVDRLVANARALADGVAALDGIEVLNDVVYTQVCIAIGDDERTRAVEQSLLADGATWMSGSRWGGRQIIRISVSNWSTDDEDVAESIAAVQRAIEATETVSA; this comes from the coding sequence ATGACGGCTCGACCCAGTGACTACACCGCTGCCCTCGCGGCCGCGGCCGACCATGCCCAGCGCTGGCTCGCCTCCGTCCCCGACCGTCCGGTGCCACCTCAGCGCAACGCCGACGAACTGCGCAGCAGCTTCGGTGAGTCGATCCCCGAGGGTGCCGGAGACCCGGCCGAGGTCGTCAAACTGTTGGCCGAAGCGGCCGACCCCGGACTGATGAGCATGGCCTCGGGCCGCTTCTACGGCTGGGTGATCGGCGGGACGCTCCCGGCCGCGCTCGGCGCCGACTGGCTGGTCAGCGCCTGGGATCAGAACGCCGGCATGCGCGGCGCCTCACCCGGAGTCGTCGCCGCCGAGGAGGCCGCCGCCCGCTGGCTGCTGGACATCCTGGGCCTCCCGGCGACGGCCGACGTCGGCTTCGTCACCGGCGCCACCATGGCCAACTTCAGCTGCCTGGCCGCCGCGCGCCAGCGGGTTCTCGACACCGCCGGCTGGGACGTGGCGCTGCACGGCCTCACCGGATCGCCGAAGGTACGGGTCATCGTCGGGGCCGAACGGCACGCCTCGGTCGACATCGCGCTGCGGTACCTCGGTCTCGGCACCCCGATCGCCGTCCCCGCCGACGCGCAGGGACGAATCCAACCCGACGCCCTCACCCAGCTCCTCGACGGCATGGAGCCAGGGCCGACGATCCTCTGCCTGCAGGCCGGGAATGTGCACTCCGGATCCTTCGACGACTTCACCGAGACGATCGCCGCGGCGCATGCCCACGGGGCGTGGGTGCACGTCGACGGCGCTTTCGGGCTCTGGGCCGGCGCCTCCGGTGCTCACCGCAGCCTCGTCACCGGCTACGAGGCGGCCGACTCGTGGGCCACGGATGCCCATAAAACATTGAACGTTCCTTACGACTGCGGCGTCTCCATCGTCGCCGATTCGGCCGCCCTCCGCTCGGCGCTGGGGGTCCAGGCCAGTTACCTGCTGCACGATTCGGCCGGCGATCCCCTGGAACTCGTCCCCGAGATGTCACGGCGGGCCCGTGGGGTTCCGGTCTGGGCGGCACTCCGATCGCTCGGACGTAGCGGCGTCGCCGACCTCGTCGACCGCCTGGTCGCAAACGCCCGTGCCCTGGCCGATGGGGTGGCGGCCCTCGACGGGATCGAGGTGCTCAACGACGTCGTCTACACCCAGGTCTGCATCGCCATCGGCGACGACGAACGCACCCGCGCAGTCGAGCAGAGCCTGCTCGCCGACGGTGCTACCTGGATGTCCGGGTCACGCTGGGGTGGCCGGCAGATCATCCGGATCTCGGTGAGCAACTGGTCCACCGATGACGAGGACGTCGCCGAGTCGATCGCGGCCGTCCAGCGAGCGATTGAAGCCACCGAGACGGTATCGGCCTAG
- a CDS encoding Uncharacterized conserved protein, DUF433 family, whose amino-acid sequence MSYSPDLAAALSGASMGQLAYWRTGRTAEPLLVPENYRPHSPVHYSFEDVIALRTFVYLRGRDIPLQRVRKAVRNLRRLGAVDHLSAYRLVPAGRDVIWVESEDQAHDLTGMDQSHPVLATMIDVLSTFVTSADRTVVDLRRPNHGIEVDRAVRGGYPVIEGTRVPYDAVASLIEDGVDLKDIGDFYPVVTPRSAEGAVEFAIYVSTYRNPSNAA is encoded by the coding sequence ATGTCCTATTCGCCAGACCTAGCTGCCGCGCTGAGCGGCGCCTCGATGGGCCAACTGGCCTATTGGCGAACTGGGCGTACGGCGGAGCCTCTGTTGGTACCGGAGAATTATCGCCCTCACTCACCCGTTCACTACTCCTTCGAGGACGTGATCGCCCTCCGTACCTTCGTTTACCTTCGCGGCCGGGACATACCACTCCAGCGGGTGCGAAAGGCGGTCAGGAACCTTCGAAGACTCGGTGCGGTCGATCATCTGTCGGCGTACCGCCTCGTACCGGCAGGCCGAGATGTCATCTGGGTGGAGTCCGAGGACCAGGCTCACGATCTGACTGGCATGGACCAGAGCCACCCCGTGCTGGCCACGATGATCGACGTGCTCTCCACATTCGTAACATCCGCTGACCGAACCGTCGTCGATCTCCGAAGGCCGAACCATGGCATCGAAGTCGATCGGGCCGTGCGTGGCGGATACCCAGTGATCGAGGGCACCCGCGTGCCGTACGACGCAGTTGCATCACTAATCGAGGACGGTGTCGATCTCAAAGATATCGGTGATTTTTACCCCGTCGTCACGCCGCGGAGCGCCGAAGGTGCAGTTGAATTCGCGATCTACGTGAGTACCTATCGCAATCCGAGCAACGCTGCCTAA
- a CDS encoding ATP-binding cassette, subfamily B yields the protein MRHRRDVYLAMLTAVLGGLCQTGVPLIERQIVDNVILTPGAALWPWLTLLILVAVASFGFAYIRRYRGGRVALSVQNDLRNDMHDHLQTMDFANLDRMPTGQLVSRANSDTALVQGLLAFLPIMSGNVLLMLLSIGVMLYLSPLLAVVSLLVAPALLVVSYRMRWRIFPATWDGQQREGDVAQIVDEDVNGVRVVKAFGQEQRELERMAGVASDLYGSQMRAVRLQSRYQPLLQAIPALGQVAVLALGGWLTLQGDITLGTFLAFSTYIGQLMAPARQLAGILTVGQQARAGVERIFELLGLKPAIADKPAAVELSDIRGEIDFAGVDFHYRAAAADETHPPATLKSLNLHINAGERVAIVGPSGSGKSTVTALVSRFYDPSAGVVRVDGHDLRDVTLQSLRRQVGVVFEESFLFSDSVRSNIAYGRPEATDEEVFAAARAAEADEFIRRLPRGYNTVVGERGLTLSGGQRQRIALARALLANPRILILDDATSAVDSRTEESIHHALREVMADRTTLLVAHRRSTLHLADRIVVLEAGAVVEEGTHEELFASSPGYRRLLTGLDEEVAAQIGDRVEALVDFTRGLDEPSSVTAAAWSGGRPAAGASYNGRSIGAPSIGAGLGGGGRGASGSWRMNLAPTPELLARVAALQPIRDEAVVELQQEARHERRFSLRRLLREFRRPLMVGLALVVLDGVASLAGPVLVKIGIDSGVAAGSSRVLFAAAAAFLLITLSDLLVEIAETFVTGRTAQRVMLSLRIRIWAHLQRLSLDYYEREMAGRIMTRMTTDVDQFESLIQNGLLSALVSLVTFVGVGVVLLLVNVELALCTLSVIVPLAIATYVFRRKSSRLYDISRERVAIVNADFQESLSGVRESQAFVHEARTKDRFHRLGLDYLTSRIAAQRLVATYFPFVQFLSAVADAIVLGVGAGLISQGHLTTGALIAFILYVDMFFSPIQQLSQVFDSWQQTRVSVNRIAELMQLETLTPQPAEPVDPGRLRGEISLENVRFSYPLAPHRVTAGPVSGPADPRLLEVADAAGGKPPEALHRIDITIAAGETVALVGETGAGKSTVMKLLARFYDPDAGAVRIDGHDLRTLDLGAFRRQLGYVPQEAFLFTGSVRDNIAYGRPDATEAEVEAAARAVGAHDFIAGLTGGYLHEISERGRSMSAGQRQLLALARAELVDPLVLLLDEATSNLDLATEARVSAAMSQLARGRTSIVIAHRMQTARQADRIVVLSHGGVAEVGSHEQLLAADGQYAAMWRAFETIAGGEAVAS from the coding sequence ATGCGCCATCGCCGCGACGTCTACCTGGCGATGCTCACGGCCGTACTCGGCGGCCTCTGCCAGACCGGGGTGCCGCTGATCGAGCGGCAGATCGTCGACAACGTCATCCTGACTCCCGGCGCCGCGCTCTGGCCCTGGTTGACGCTGCTCATCCTCGTCGCCGTCGCCAGCTTCGGATTTGCCTACATCCGGCGTTACCGGGGTGGTCGGGTTGCCCTCTCGGTGCAGAACGATCTGCGCAACGACATGCACGATCACCTGCAGACGATGGACTTCGCCAACCTGGATCGGATGCCGACCGGGCAGCTCGTCTCGCGGGCCAACTCCGATACCGCCCTGGTGCAGGGGCTGCTCGCCTTCCTGCCGATCATGAGCGGCAACGTGCTGCTGATGCTCCTCTCCATCGGGGTGATGCTCTACCTCTCGCCACTGCTGGCGGTGGTGAGCCTGCTCGTCGCACCGGCGCTGCTTGTCGTCTCCTACCGGATGCGCTGGCGGATCTTCCCGGCGACCTGGGACGGGCAGCAGCGTGAAGGCGACGTGGCCCAGATCGTCGACGAGGACGTCAACGGCGTGCGGGTGGTCAAGGCGTTCGGGCAGGAGCAGCGCGAACTTGAGCGGATGGCTGGGGTAGCCAGCGATCTCTACGGATCGCAGATGCGGGCGGTGCGGCTGCAGTCCCGCTATCAGCCGCTATTGCAGGCGATTCCCGCCCTCGGACAGGTTGCGGTCCTGGCCCTCGGCGGCTGGCTGACCCTGCAGGGTGACATCACCCTCGGCACGTTCCTCGCCTTCTCGACCTACATCGGCCAGCTGATGGCGCCGGCCCGGCAACTGGCCGGAATCCTCACCGTCGGGCAGCAGGCCCGCGCCGGTGTGGAGCGCATCTTCGAGCTCCTCGGCCTGAAGCCCGCCATCGCCGACAAGCCGGCTGCGGTGGAACTCTCCGATATTCGCGGGGAGATCGACTTCGCTGGCGTCGACTTCCACTACCGGGCGGCCGCTGCGGATGAGACGCACCCACCGGCCACCTTGAAGTCGCTGAACCTCCATATAAACGCGGGAGAACGCGTTGCTATCGTCGGCCCCAGCGGCAGTGGGAAGTCGACCGTCACCGCGCTGGTCAGCCGCTTCTACGACCCGAGCGCGGGTGTGGTGCGGGTCGACGGGCACGACCTGCGTGACGTCACCCTGCAGTCACTGCGCCGCCAGGTCGGCGTCGTCTTCGAAGAGAGCTTCCTCTTCTCCGACTCGGTACGGTCCAACATCGCCTACGGGCGTCCCGAGGCCACAGACGAGGAGGTCTTCGCCGCCGCCCGGGCCGCCGAGGCGGACGAGTTCATCCGGCGCCTGCCGCGGGGCTACAACACGGTCGTCGGGGAGCGTGGACTGACGCTCTCCGGCGGGCAGCGGCAGCGCATCGCCCTGGCCCGTGCGCTGCTGGCCAACCCGCGAATCCTGATCCTGGACGATGCGACAAGTGCCGTCGACTCGCGCACCGAGGAGTCGATTCACCATGCGCTGCGTGAGGTCATGGCCGATCGCACCACTCTGCTGGTGGCGCATCGGCGCTCCACCCTGCACCTGGCCGACCGGATCGTCGTGCTGGAGGCGGGCGCGGTCGTGGAGGAGGGGACGCACGAGGAACTCTTCGCCAGCAGCCCCGGATACCGCCGACTGCTCACTGGCCTGGACGAAGAGGTGGCGGCACAGATCGGCGATCGGGTCGAGGCGCTGGTCGACTTCACCCGCGGGTTGGATGAGCCGAGCTCGGTCACCGCGGCCGCCTGGTCCGGCGGACGCCCCGCGGCAGGAGCCTCCTACAACGGGCGCAGTATCGGGGCTCCGAGCATCGGCGCCGGCTTGGGCGGCGGCGGCCGAGGGGCGTCGGGGAGTTGGCGGATGAACCTCGCCCCGACACCGGAGTTGCTGGCCCGGGTGGCGGCGCTGCAGCCGATCCGCGACGAGGCCGTCGTGGAGTTGCAGCAGGAGGCTCGTCACGAGCGTCGCTTCAGCCTGCGCCGTCTGCTGCGAGAATTCCGCCGCCCGCTGATGGTCGGCCTCGCGTTGGTGGTGCTCGACGGGGTGGCGTCACTGGCCGGCCCAGTGCTGGTGAAGATCGGTATCGACAGCGGAGTCGCCGCTGGATCCTCTCGGGTGCTCTTCGCAGCGGCGGCGGCGTTCCTGCTGATCACCCTCTCCGACCTGCTAGTTGAGATCGCCGAGACCTTCGTGACCGGGCGTACCGCGCAGCGCGTGATGCTCTCGCTCCGCATCCGGATCTGGGCCCATCTGCAGCGTTTGTCGTTGGATTACTACGAGCGCGAGATGGCCGGCCGCATCATGACGCGGATGACGACCGACGTCGATCAGTTCGAGTCACTGATCCAGAACGGGCTACTTTCGGCACTGGTCTCGCTGGTGACCTTCGTCGGCGTCGGTGTGGTGCTGCTGCTGGTGAACGTCGAGCTCGCGCTCTGCACGCTGAGTGTGATCGTCCCGCTGGCCATCGCCACCTACGTCTTCCGCCGCAAGTCCTCCCGCCTCTACGACATCTCCCGAGAACGCGTGGCGATCGTCAACGCCGATTTCCAGGAGAGCCTCTCAGGTGTCCGTGAATCACAGGCATTCGTGCACGAGGCCCGCACCAAAGACCGCTTCCACCGGCTGGGCCTCGACTATCTGACGTCCCGAATCGCCGCCCAGCGCCTGGTCGCCACCTACTTCCCGTTCGTCCAGTTCCTCTCCGCAGTGGCCGACGCGATCGTCCTCGGCGTCGGTGCTGGCCTTATTTCACAAGGACATCTGACGACCGGAGCGCTGATCGCATTCATCCTCTACGTCGACATGTTCTTCTCGCCGATCCAGCAGCTCTCCCAGGTCTTCGACTCCTGGCAGCAGACGCGGGTCTCGGTCAACCGCATCGCCGAGCTCATGCAACTGGAGACGCTCACCCCGCAGCCGGCCGAGCCGGTTGACCCGGGGCGGCTCCGCGGCGAGATCTCCCTTGAAAACGTGCGCTTCTCCTACCCGCTGGCGCCTCATCGGGTGACGGCCGGTCCGGTGAGCGGTCCGGCTGATCCGCGGCTACTCGAGGTCGCCGACGCGGCCGGCGGTAAGCCGCCGGAGGCCCTGCACCGCATCGACATCACCATCGCCGCCGGCGAGACGGTGGCGCTGGTCGGCGAGACCGGCGCCGGCAAGTCGACGGTGATGAAACTGCTGGCGCGCTTCTACGATCCCGACGCCGGCGCGGTGCGCATAGACGGCCACGATCTCCGCACCCTCGACCTCGGCGCCTTCCGCCGCCAACTCGGCTACGTTCCGCAGGAGGCGTTCCTCTTCACCGGGAGCGTCCGCGACAACATCGCCTATGGACGCCCCGATGCCACCGAAGCTGAGGTGGAGGCGGCGGCCCGGGCCGTCGGTGCGCACGATTTCATCGCTGGTCTCACCGGCGGCTACCTGCATGAGATCTCGGAGCGCGGACGGTCGATGTCAGCCGGTCAGCGGCAACTCCTGGCGCTGGCCCGGGCAGAACTCGTCGACCCCTTGGTGCTGCTGCTGGACGAGGCAACCTCGAACCTGGACCTGGCCACCGAGGCTCGCGTGTCGGCAGCGATGAGTCAGCTCGCGCGCGGACGGACCAGCATTGTTATTGCCCACCGCATGCAGACGGCTCGCCAGGCCGACCGGATCGTGGTGCTCTCGCACGGTGGTGTCGCCGAGGTCGGCAGCCATGAGCAACTACTCGCGGCCGACGGGCAGTACGCGGCGATGTGGCGCGCCTTCGAGACGATCGCCGGTGGCGAAGCGGTGGCCAGCTAG
- a CDS encoding FRG domain-containing protein → MQVQAVDHFSLVETVVSKTSELVDYFTRIEALARQQSCDVYWRGQADQSWSVTSSLVRRMSSDALTDGELRDAEASILQEAQRWMSQTAPDLRSDLEWLAYLQHNWVPTRLLDFTPDPLVATFFACESLDMVDGRVFAVLVKNDQKPVLDGSTAYEINKTPSGQVRVFRPRPQVSPRLAAQSGVFILGKLPSTHVNRWVKDEFVRERQMLKDEVASIMSLPFYFRREDQAARPTSLAVAAYTARIHINKASVRRELRREGPGNRNLKPTTRIDHAYCYPDVDGMRRYSRTWEKVFVGASQPTGAYTV, encoded by the coding sequence ATGCAGGTACAGGCTGTGGATCACTTCTCACTAGTGGAGACGGTTGTCTCGAAGACCAGTGAGCTTGTCGACTACTTCACACGGATCGAGGCGCTGGCGAGGCAGCAATCGTGCGACGTCTACTGGCGCGGCCAGGCCGATCAATCCTGGAGCGTGACTTCCTCCTTGGTTCGACGCATGAGCAGTGACGCTCTCACCGATGGTGAGCTTCGAGATGCCGAGGCCTCGATTCTCCAAGAAGCTCAGCGATGGATGTCCCAGACGGCGCCAGATTTGCGGAGCGACCTCGAGTGGCTGGCGTACCTGCAGCACAACTGGGTGCCCACCCGTCTGCTCGATTTCACCCCGGATCCACTCGTCGCGACGTTCTTTGCGTGTGAGTCCCTCGACATGGTCGATGGCCGGGTCTTTGCTGTGCTGGTCAAGAACGACCAAAAACCCGTTCTCGATGGCAGCACCGCGTACGAGATCAACAAAACACCCAGCGGACAAGTCAGAGTCTTTCGACCACGGCCGCAGGTGTCGCCACGTCTGGCGGCGCAGTCCGGCGTTTTCATTCTCGGGAAGTTGCCGTCAACGCACGTAAATCGGTGGGTGAAGGACGAATTCGTCCGGGAACGTCAGATGCTCAAGGACGAGGTTGCAAGCATAATGTCGCTCCCGTTCTACTTCAGACGCGAGGATCAGGCGGCAAGGCCAACGTCGCTGGCTGTGGCGGCATATACCGCAAGAATTCACATCAACAAAGCCTCAGTACGACGAGAACTTCGGCGGGAGGGGCCTGGCAACAGGAACCTGAAGCCAACGACTCGCATCGATCACGCATACTGCTACCCAGACGTAGACGGTATGCGCCGGTATTCACGAACCTGGGAGAAGGTTTTTGTCGGCGCATCACAGCCAACGGGCGCGTACACGGTCTAG